One window of Triticum dicoccoides isolate Atlit2015 ecotype Zavitan chromosome 5A, WEW_v2.0, whole genome shotgun sequence genomic DNA carries:
- the LOC119298918 gene encoding uncharacterized protein LOC119298918 translates to MDFLPGLPRPTSKIPSQSTPPPFSLKKKKSTPPPPPPCFVGCSVALLLRLARTTAAGPRVAHFFGTHTADGFAKGHIYTSMQMWLDHVEACDQEGLHLNKFTRQQLY, encoded by the exons ATGGATTTCCTTCCTGGGCTCCCACGGCCCACCTCAAAAATCCCCTCTCAGTCAACTCCGCCGccgttttccctcaaaaaaaaaaagtcaactccgccgccacctcctccctgcttcgtcGGCTGCAGCGTCGCCCTCCTCCTCCGCCTGGCCCGGACGACAGCCGCCGGCCCGAGGGTTGCGCACTTCTTCGGCACACACACCGCCGACGGCTTCGCCAAG GGTCATATTTACACCAGTATGCAGATGTGGCTTGATCATGTGGAAGCATGTGACCAGGAAGGATTGCATCTGAATAAATTCACACGACAGCAACTGTATTAA